A stretch of the Lactuca sativa cultivar Salinas chromosome 9, Lsat_Salinas_v11, whole genome shotgun sequence genome encodes the following:
- the LOC128128458 gene encoding uncharacterized protein LOC128128458: MKKEWKLYDRLMRLETGLGGTRSLVDASPEWWEEKIKENKDYAKFRDTDLSIFDEKYAFLFRDSVAVGDQTMTPLQFQNNSNPNEENMEGKGDSDEINLDDDEPLFTSLHESSSSKRKRSSNRPTKSKNSIYEEKVDALLDAISSKSTQTYPQNNPSPTIADCMAIVIKFPDFREGSNNFSQALFVFTKKQNREAFMFPTTDEAKMEFLKLLMK; the protein is encoded by the exons ATGAAAAAAgagtggaaactttatgaccgcTTAATGAGGCTTGAAACCGGACTCGGTGGGACAAGAAGCCTAGTAGATGCGTCCCCCGAGTGGTGGGAGGAGAAAATAAAG GAGAATAAAGATTATGCCAAATTTAGGGACACAGATTTGAGCATATTTGATGAGAAATATGCTTTTTTGTTTCGGGATTCTGTTGCTGTTGGAGATCAGACTATGACTCCATTACAATTTCAAAACAATAGCAATCCAAACGAAGAAAATATGGAGGGCAAAGGAGATAGTGATGAAATCAATTTAGATGATGATGAGCCTCTTTTTACTAGTCTCCATGAAAGTAGTTCAAGTAAAAGGAAGAGGTCCAGCAACCGTCCAACCAAGAGTAAAAATTCAATTTATGAAGAAAAAGTTGATGCTTTATTGGATGCCATATCATCAAAAAGCACACAAACTTATCCACAAAACAATCCGTCCCCAACAATAGCAGATTGCATGGCCATTGTCATCAAGTTCCCCGATTTTCGTGAAGGGTCCAACAATTTTTCACAAGCCTTGTTTGTCTTCACCAAAAAGCAAAACCGTGAAGCTTTTATGTTTCCAACGACCGACGAAGCCAAGATGGAGTTTCTTAAGTTACTTATGAAATAA
- the LOC128129148 gene encoding uncharacterized protein LOC128129148 codes for MDSDDSNSSNDNEECVMEEDREFEMLCGLALKGIILARNLRTPCHTSDRTGHMFITEVLNGHRRRCYELFRLNVPVFRQLCLDLATNYGLQSTNRKVSIEESVGIFLMTLAHGCSNRFVQEFFNHSGETIHRHFHTVLEAVLKLSADIIKPDANYNDDVPEYILNNPRYYPMFKDCIGAIDGTHVRASVPQKDEVKYIGRKGYATQNIMAVCDFNMCFTFVWAGWEGTAHDTRIFNEALQRPDLNFPYPTGDKYYVVDAGYPNTRGYLAPYKGTNIRYHLPDFRRGHTAAIREPRGPKEKFNYLHSSLRNIIERTFGVWKARWALLRDMHVNYKYKNQVKIVIASMAIHNYIRKVGRFDEAFNRAQQESYNPVRGDTGSDVYEEGPSTRRTSNDDLYMAARRDIIAQDIITLRR; via the exons ATGGATAGTGATGATTCTAATTCATCGAATGATAATGAAGAATGCGTAATGGAAGAGGATAGAGAATTTGAAATGTTATGTGGATTAGCTTTGAAAGGGATAATACTCGCTCGTAACTTACGTACACCATGTCACACTTCAGATCGCACAGGGCACATGTTTATTACAGAAGTACTAAATGGCCATCGTAGACGTTGTTATGAGCTGTTTAGACTTAACGTACCGGTTTTTAGACAGTTATGCTTAGATCTTGCTACAAATTATGGGTTACAATCAACAAACCGAAAAGTATCTATAGAGGAGTCTGTAGGAATATTCTTGATGACTTTGGCGCATGGGTGTAGCAATAGATTTGTGCAAGAATTTTTTAATCATTCAGGGGAAACGATTCACAGGCATTTCCATACAGTTTTGGAAGCCGTGCTGAAACTGAGTGCCGACATCATCAAGCCAGACGCAAACTATAATGATGATGTTCccgaatatatattaaataacccTCGGTATTATCCAATGTTCAAG GATTGCATTGGTGCTATAGATGGGACACACGTTAGGGCATCGGTTCCACAAAAAGATGAAGTGAAGTACATTGGTCGAAAAGGATATGCAACACAAAATATAATGGCTGTTTGTGATTTTAACATGTGTTTTACATTTGTTTGGGCCGGTTGGGAGGGGACTGCACACGATACAAGAATTTTCAATGAAGCCTTACAGAGACCAGATCTTAATTTTCCCTATCCAACGGGTG ATAAATATTACGTTGTTGATGCTGGATATCCAAATACGAGAGGGTATCTTGCTCCATACAAAGGCACAAATATTCGTTATCATTTACCAGATTTTCGACGTGGACACACGGCTGCTATTCGAGAACCTCGTGGACCGAAAGAGAAATTTAACTATCTCCATTCATCATTGCGAAATATCATTGAACGAACTTTTGGAGTGTGGAAAGCTAGGTGGGCGTTATTAAGAGACATGCATGTTAATTACAAGTACAAGAACCAAGTGAAAATTGTGATAGCATCGATGGCGATCCATAACTACATTCGAAAGGTTGGTAGGTTTGATGAAGCGTTTAATAGGGCACAACAAGAATCCTACAATCCCGTACGAGGTGATACCGGTAGTGATGTTTATGAAGAAGGTCCAAGTACACGTCGCACGAGCAATGATGATTTATATATGGCAGCGAGACGGGATATTATTGCACAAGATATAATCACATTACGTAGATGA